Proteins from a genomic interval of Macrobrachium nipponense isolate FS-2020 chromosome 28, ASM1510439v2, whole genome shotgun sequence:
- the LOC135201140 gene encoding uncharacterized protein LOC135201140 has protein sequence MKPIDLSPSYQLQKQQILLDLLDQMIEKRAVERVLLTDSPGFYNRLFLVPKQSGGWRPVLDVSSLNLFVKKESFKMETSQSVLGALRPGDWMVSLDLQDAYFHVPIHPQSRSFLSQVHFKRQVFQFRALCFGLSTAPMIFTFLMRNVAKLLHLSKIRVSLYLDEWLIRSSSRARCLEDLQTTLLLAKSLGLLINYEKSHLTPTQSIVYLGIQMDSVAFRAFPSLERQRKGLEKVSAFLEKETCSAKE, from the coding sequence ATGAAGCCTATAGACCTGTCACCATCTTATCAGCTGCAGAAGCAACAGATTCTACTCGATTtattagatcagatgatcgagaaaagagccgtAGAACGAGTGCTCTTgacagattccccaggcttctacaacaggttattcctggttccgaagcagtctgggggatggaggcctgtcctagatgtcagcagtctgaaccttttcgtgaagaaagaaagcttcaaaatggaaacatcgCAGTCGGTCCTgggggccttgagaccaggggattggatggtgtcattggatctccaagacgcttacttccatgtccccatccatccccagtccAGAAGTTTCCTTTCTCAGGTTCATTTTAAGagacaggtcttccagttcagagctctaTGCTTCGGACTGAGCACAGCTCCCATGATTTTCACTTTTCTCATGCGGAACGTGGCAAAGTTGCTTCACCTCTCGAAGATACGAGTCTCCCTTTACCTGGACGAGTGGCTCATACGGTCGTCATCGAGagcaaggtgtctggaggaccttcagactacGTTACTGTTGGCGAAATCTTTAGGCCTCCTGATCAAttacgaaaagtcccatctgaccccaacacagtccatcgtgtatctggggattcagatggattcagtggcttttcgggcttttccgtcgctagAACGTCAGCGGaaaggcttagaaaaagtgtcagccttcttggagaaggaaacatgctcggcgaaggaatga